In one window of Nicotiana tabacum cultivar K326 chromosome 12, ASM71507v2, whole genome shotgun sequence DNA:
- the LOC107799731 gene encoding AP-1 complex subunit mu-2, with the protein MAGAASALFLLDIKGRVLVWRDFRGDVSSVQAERFFTKLLEKEGDPQDPVAYDNGVTYMFIQHNNVYLMTASRQNCNAASLLLFLHRVVDVFKHYFEELEEESLRDNFVVVYELLDEMMDFGYPQYTEAKILSEFIKTDAYRMEVTQRPPMAVTNAVSWRSEGIQYKKNEVFLDVVESVNILVNSNGQIVRSDVVGALKMRTYLSGMPECKLGLNDRVLLEAQGRNAKGKAIDLDDIKFHQCVRLARFENDRTISFIPPDGSFDLMTYRLSTQVKPLLWVEAQVERHSRSRMEILVKARSQFKERSTATNVEIELPVPTDATNPDVRTSMGSSTYAPEKDALIWKIKSFPGGKEYMLRAEFRLPSITAEEATPERKTPIRVKFEIPYFTVSGIQVRYLKIIEKSGYQALPWVRYITMAGEYELRLT; encoded by the exons ATGGCAGGGGCGGCGTCGGCGCTGTTCCTCCTCGACATCAAAGGCCGAGTACTGGTGTGGCGTGACTTCCGCGGCGATGTCTCCTCCGTTCAGGCCGAACGATTCTTCACCAAGCTCCTAGAGAAAGAG GGTGACCCTCAAGATCCTGTTGCATATGATAATGGCGTGACATATATGTTTATACAGCACAATAATGTGTATCTCATGACCGCATCAAGGCAGAATTGTAATGCTGCTAGTCTTCTTCTGTTTCTACACCGTGTTGTTGAT GTCTTTAAGCATTACTTTGAAGAGTTAGAAGAAGAATCTCTACGGGATAATTTTGTTGTAGTG TATGAGTTACTTGACGAAATGATGGACTTTGGTTATCCTCAATATACTGAAGCAAAAATTCTCAGTGAGTTTATAAAAACTGATGCATATAGAATGGAGGTTACACAAAGGCCTCCAATGGCAGTTACAAATGCTGTGTCCTGGCGTAGTGAAGGGATACAATACAAGAAGAATGAA GTATTTTTGGATGTTGTGGAGAGCGTTAATATACTTGTTAACAGCAATGGGCAAATAGTGAGGTCGGATGTTGTTGGTGCATTGAAGATGAGGACCTATTTGAG TGGTATGCCTGAATGTAAGCTTGGCCTTAATGATAGAGTGTTGCTGGAAGCACAAGGACGTAATGCTAAGGGGAAAGCTATTGATCTAGATGATATCAAGTTTCATCA GTGTGTGCGTTTGGCCCGATTTGAGAATGATCGTACTATATCATTTATACCTCCTGATGGGTCTTTCGATCTTATGACCTACAGACTCAGTACACAG GTAAAGCCTCTATTATGGGTAGAAGCCCAAGTGGAAAGACATTCTAGGAGCCGTATGGAAATTCTGGTTAAAGCACGAAGCCAGTTCAAGGAGAGAAG CACTGCAACTAATGTTGAAATTGAGTTGCCTGTTCCAACGGATGCAACTAATCCAGATGTTCGTACATCGATGGGATCATCTACTTATGCACCTGAAAAGGATGCATTGATTTGGAAGATAAAATCTTTTCCAGGTGGTAAG GAATATATGTTGAGAGCAGAGTTTAGACTTCCCAGTATtacagcagaagaagccactCCTGAAAGAAAAACTCCTATACGTGTAAAGTTTGAGATACCATATTTTACAGTTTCTGGTATACAG GTTCGCTACTTGAAGATAATCGAAAAAAGTGGTTATCAGGCTCTTCCTTGGGTGAGATATATCACGATGGCTGGTGAATACGAGTTAAGACTTACGTAA